A genomic window from Quercus lobata isolate SW786 chromosome 10, ValleyOak3.0 Primary Assembly, whole genome shotgun sequence includes:
- the LOC115965375 gene encoding methylecgonone reductase-like encodes MRRSRTPEVVLNSGQKMPLIGFGTAAVPLPPSQTLVSVFIDAIKVGYRHFDTASMYGTEEPLGQALAQALQLGLIKSREEIFITSKLWCTDAHHDLVLPALNLTLKKLGLEYVDLYLIHFPVRLKKGTEGSTEHSKEDVMPFDIKGTWEAMEECYRLGLAKSVGVCNFGCKKLPQLLHHATIPPAVNQVEMNVSWQQEKLRHFCKEKGIQVSAWSPLGANGAIWGTLAVMESPVLKEIAITKEKSVPQVALRWILEQGVCVIVKSFNKERMKENLQIFDWELCDDELEKIKKIPQCKGFKGEQFVHENGHKSLEELWDGEV; translated from the exons ATGAGAAGAAGTCGAACTCCAGAGGTGGTACTGAATTCGGGCCAAAAAATGCCATTAATTGGGTTTGGCACAGCAGCTGTTCCTCTCCCTCCATCACAGACTCTGGTTTCAGTCTTCATTGATGCCATTAAAGTTGGTTACCGTCATTTTGACACTGCATCCATGTATGGAACCGAAGAACCCCTAGGCCAGGCTTTGGCACAAGCTCTACAGCTAGGTCTTATTAAGAGTCGTGAAGAAATTTTCATTACTTCTAAACTATGGTGTACGGATGCCCATCATGATCTGGTTCTCCCCGCACTCAATCTCACACTTAA GAAGCTGGGGCTAGAGTATGTGGACCTCTATTTGATACATTTTCCAGTGAGGTTGAAAAAAGGAACTGAAGGTAGTACCGAACATTCAAAAGAGGATGTTATGCCTTTTGACATAAAAGGTACATGGGAGGCCATGGAAGAGTGTTACAGACTGGGCTTAGCTAAGTCTGTTGGAGTATGCAACTTTGGCTGCAAAAAGCTCCCCCAGCTCCTACATCATGCTACTATTCCACCAGCAGTTAACCAG gTGGAAATGAACGTGTCATGGCAGCAAGAAAAATTGCGACACTTCTGCAAAGAGAAAGGGATTCAGGTTAGCGCATGGTCTCCACTAGGAGCCAATGGTGCTATTTGGGGTACTCTTGCTGTGATGGAAAGTCCAGTCCTCAAAGAGATTGCAATCACAAAAGAGAAGAGTGTGCCACAG GTTGCATTGAGGTGGATACTTGAGCAGGGAGTGTGTGTCATTGTTAAGAGCTTCAACAAGGAGAGGATGAAGGAAAACCTTCAAATATTTGATTGGGAATTATGTGATGATGAATtagagaaaatcaagaaaattccTCAATGCAAAGGATTCAAAGGTGAACAGTTTGTTCATGAAAATGGACATAAGTCTTTGGAAGAACTTTGGGATGGCGAAGTATAA